GACCGGGCGCGGACATGCGACCGATCTTGGCGTGATCCTCGGCCTGCTCGGAGAAACCCCTGACGCGGTCGATCCGGCCGCCGTGATGCCCAAGCTCGCGGAAGTGCGGCGCTCGGGGCTATTGCGTCTGCTCGATCGTCATCCGGTCGCGTTTCGGCGCGGACGCGATATCGTATTTCGCGCGGAGGAGTCGTTACCGGAACATCCCAACGGCATGCGCTTTGTGGCGCTGGCGACCGATGGCTGGGTGCTGGCGGAGCGCGTTTTCTTCTCGGTTGGCGGTGGGTTTGTGGTCGAGCGCGGCGTCGGCGACGCCGCGGCAGATGTCGGCACCAACCATCCGGTCTGGCCGTACCCGTTCGGTACCGGCAGCGAACTGGTCGCGCAGGCGGAGTCGAGCGGTCGCTCGATTGCGGAAGTGGTGCTTGCCAACGAATGTGTATGGCGGCCGGAAGCCGATGTGCGTTCCGGCGTGCTGAAGATCTGGAACGCCATGCGGCAATGTGTGCAACGTGGGTTCGGCATCGACAACGACGGCGCAGCCGAACCGCTGCCGGGTCCTCTGAGCATACGCCGTCGCGCACCGGGCCTCTATCGTGAGCTGCTGACACGCAACGGAGGCATCGGCGGTGCCGATCCGCTCGCGGCTATGGATTGGGTGAACGCGTTTGCGATGGCCGTGAACGAGGAAAATGCGGCAAGGGGTCGCGTTGTCACGGCGCCTACCAATGGCGCCGCGGGCGTAATCCCGGCGGTGCTGCATTACTATTCGAGATTCGTTCCCGATGCGTCCGATGACGGCGTCGTGGCGTTCCTGCTGACGGCGGCCGCCATCGGCATGCTCTACAAGGCGAACGCGTCGATCTCGGGGGCCGAAGTGGGCTGCCAGGGAGAGGTCGGCGTGGCCTGCTCGATGGCCGCCGGCGGCCTGGCGGCGGTGCTTGGCGGCACGCCGGCGCAGATCGAGAATGCGGCCGAAATCGGCATGGAGCACAATCTTGGGCTCACCTGCGATCCGGTCGGAGGTCTGGTCCAGATCCCGTGCATCGAGCGCAACGCGATGGGAGCGATGAAGGCGATCAATGCGGCCCGCATGGCGCTGCATGGAGACGGCAAGCACTACGTTTCGCTCGACGCCGTCATCAAGACCATGTTGCAGACCGGCGAAGACATGAAGTCCAAGTACAAGGAGACGTCGCTTGGCGGTCTCGCCGTGAACGTCGTGGAGTGCTGACGCGGTCGGTGCACGTGGCCTGAAACGGGTCGTCCTGCAAGTCCGAGCTTCGCTGTGCAGGTGTCGCAACGCCATACGTGCCGCCTGCGGTCAGCCAAATGCGTGTTGGTTCCACGCCTGCGTCGCAGATGGTGGGACAGGGGGGATGAACCATTGAACGGAGAACGAACGTGACGATCAGCGCGGGGAGGAGACTGTACGAGCGAGACAATCCGCCGGCGTGCCGGCTGCCCCCGGATTTCGACCGGCCGATCTATCCTGCTCAGGCGATTGCCGCGATTGTTGCCGAACTCGGGCAGCAGGGCGTGCAGGCTTCCGTTGCGTTGGCCGGCACAGGCCTCGATGAAGCTCAGCTCAACGTCCACACGACCAGAATTTCCTATCGGCAGATCGACATAGTCGTTCGCAATACACTCCGCTTGTCGAGCGATCCAGCCATCGCGTTTCGCGCCGGCCAACGCATGCACGTGACCGCGTACGGGATGTACGGCTATGCGCTGCTGAGCAGTGCGACCTATGCCGAGGTCCGCGATTTCACCAATCGCTACATTCGGGTGGTCGGCCCGTTCTGCGATGCAAGGTATTCCAGCGATGGCGTGACGGCGGTCTGCGCATTCGAGCCGCTACATTGGCCGAATCCGAACGAGGATACCCATCGCTTCGCGGTGGAGTTCACCTTGTCGGCACATCTAACCACCATGAGGGACCTGGCCGGAGATGGCTTCGGGTTTTCCCGGGTGACGCTTGCCTATCCAGAGCCGGCCCAGGCGCGGCTCTACGAACACCTGTTGGGCTGCCCGGTTCGGTTCATGCAGCGCAGTACCGAATATCGCTACGAGCTGTCGCGCGCCGATGGCCCGATGATGCTTGCCGATCCGCGTTCCCACGGCATGGCGCGCGAAATGTGTGACCATCTTCTTGACGAGGTCAACCGGGCTGGAGGCGCCGCGGCGGACATCAGGCGGATCCTGATCGGGGAGCCCGGCAGACATCTCAGTATCGAATTGATCGCCGAGAAGCTCTCGATGCATCCGCGGGCGTTGCGGCGCAAGCTCG
The Bradyrhizobium sp. KBS0727 genome window above contains:
- a CDS encoding AraC family transcriptional regulator, producing the protein MTISAGRRLYERDNPPACRLPPDFDRPIYPAQAIAAIVAELGQQGVQASVALAGTGLDEAQLNVHTTRISYRQIDIVVRNTLRLSSDPAIAFRAGQRMHVTAYGMYGYALLSSATYAEVRDFTNRYIRVVGPFCDARYSSDGVTAVCAFEPLHWPNPNEDTHRFAVEFTLSAHLTTMRDLAGDGFGFSRVTLAYPEPAQARLYEHLLGCPVRFMQRSTEYRYELSRADGPMMLADPRSHGMAREMCDHLLDEVNRAGGAAADIRRILIGEPGRHLSIELIAEKLSMHPRALRRKLEAEDTSYRELLAEVRMRLAIEYLRKTAMTNEEIARRLGYSDAANFRHAFIRWTGRSPSDFRVSGNSHSALRSPASAGPVQK
- a CDS encoding L-serine ammonia-lyase; the protein is MMLSVFDIFKIGIGPSSSHTVGPMRAAEQFVRLLDREGLLTRTAQVRTDLYGSLGATGRGHATDLGVILGLLGETPDAVDPAAVMPKLAEVRRSGLLRLLDRHPVAFRRGRDIVFRAEESLPEHPNGMRFVALATDGWVLAERVFFSVGGGFVVERGVGDAAADVGTNHPVWPYPFGTGSELVAQAESSGRSIAEVVLANECVWRPEADVRSGVLKIWNAMRQCVQRGFGIDNDGAAEPLPGPLSIRRRAPGLYRELLTRNGGIGGADPLAAMDWVNAFAMAVNEENAARGRVVTAPTNGAAGVIPAVLHYYSRFVPDASDDGVVAFLLTAAAIGMLYKANASISGAEVGCQGEVGVACSMAAGGLAAVLGGTPAQIENAAEIGMEHNLGLTCDPVGGLVQIPCIERNAMGAMKAINAARMALHGDGKHYVSLDAVIKTMLQTGEDMKSKYKETSLGGLAVNVVEC